The region GAATGCAACAATTTTGCCTCtgggctgtttgtgtgttttcaccagaTGAATTCTCCAGCTGGTTTTGTTAACCGCTGACACAAaggttttattaaatgttttcattaaataatCAATTTCCTTCAAATCCCTAATCAGCAATCAcccaacaaaaaaaatacaactgtaTCTAAAGTATGCGATTCACAGAGAACTAATTGCATGTAATGTAATTTGCTCCGGCTCAAGAAACATTTGTGCTTTGATTGAAAGCAGCCATAGGAATAAAAAGGgattaaataaatcttttttaaatctgcagctGGAACATTATATTAAAAGACATTGATCTGACATGACAAGGATAACTTTTGTTTGGAGCACAGATTTTGAATTCACTACATCTCATGGGAGATAGACACCAGAGCTCATATATATACCACAAATGTAAACTTTATTTCAACAGTCAGACAGTAAATGCCAAAGGGACGTACATTAAATGCAGCATAACAACACAGGGGGCAGTGTCTGTTTTCAGTTGTCTTTTTTCCGAACAGGTTGCAGTGGGTAGAAAATCTCCCCCAGGTTTCTGAGAAGCCCTCGGCTGTAGAAGTATCTTTTCGAGTGATCTGGCGCTGGCCCACAGAGGTGGTCCGCTGCTGACGTCGGGTGACAGTGCTGACAAACGTAACCTCTACTTTTGTACCACTCGTTGGAGGTTTGGTTGACAAGAGCCAAATAGGAATGGAACAGGGCGTAACTCGCCAGCAGGAAGAAGACAAAGACCAGAAAGCCCAACATGAAGACGATTCTGGGAAAGGTCAGGAACAGATGCTGGAGGGACAGaggggaaaaaggaaaagagcatTATTTCACTTGGGTTACAACAATGGTGCTAAGTAGAGCACATTAGTCCACCAAGGTCAAACAGTCCTGTCTCACAGTTTTAGGGAAAGTGGCCACGGGCTGtaactgcaaataaaaatctgtcattttctAGAAGAACATTTTAAGTAGCACAGCAGAAGGccttaacatttttatttattttctacattatttcatttaaattgaagTCAACCTGATGTAGTAATGGTGAGTTGATTATGTCATGTTGTTTCTATATGCTACCTGTTGAGGTGTCAAATGTTCTAAAACAGTTCTAAAATGTTGTTAGccattaaaaataatcaaaaaatcATTAATGTAGCATTatgtttgcaccaaattgtaaGAACTCAGATTTCAACATCAAAGATCTTTGTATTATTCTTTAAGAAATTGACCAAATGTCCATGTTAAGGgaaattatttgaaaaataCCAAAATTGAACAGGTTCTTCTGTGGCCAATGCCCAATCCTTCCACCGCATTTGGTGCTAATTGGTTTTGGAATTGTTACGCAACAATTCAAACAAATGATCATACACAAAACAGTGAACATAACgtaaacataacctccttggctgaggtacaAAACATGGCTGCAGCATATGTATAGAAAACTCTCTCAGTGCTTGGTCTCACCTGTACGACAAACAGAGGCCCGGCTGTCTGCTGCTCGCCGTATTCATCTATATAACTGGCCCTCAGAAGTCCTGAGCGCAAAACGGCATGAAGCAGCATGTCTGCTGTTAGTACAGCGATGTCTCCTGCCATGGCACAAACGCTGAAGAGGTAGAGCAGGAAGTACCGTGTGTTCAGGGCACCAATGCAGTTGTTCACCCAGACACAGTGGTGGTCGAAACGCTGCACACACCTGTCGCACACCCCTGAAATACAGACAGGTGCTTACAGGCAGCAAAAAGtaccatttctttttctttttgacctTCACATGGAAGTTGATTTCCTAAATGAATACAATGGACAATACCAGCATGACATGTTTTGTCAACATTGAGGTCAAATGTTTGGTAAAGGTAATGAAAGCAACAACATGGTGAGTATTTATTAAATGTCTGAACCCTGAGGGAAAAGGAGAGCAGGTACAACATGTATCAGATTACTCACTGCAGTGTTTGGAGCGAGCCGGTTTGATGAGCTGGCAGGTCGGACAGGAGACCCCCGGGTGGAATAATCTCTGGTCATATGGATAGATGTGCTGCTGACCAGCGAGTTTCTTCTTTGTAACTGTGCCTGTTGAATCAAGGAGAAGGTGAGTAATGAGAAAGTTAAGTAAAAATAGTGCAGTGTAATAAAATCCTGTCCAGAACTTATCAACACATCAATTAAGGGAGCAGGTAAACATGAATTCAAGCACACAGCAGCTGCGTTTGTGTTTCCCAAAACATGGACCTACATGAGGATGCTGCATTTTTACCTGTTTtactcatagactgtatataaagttgaacaacacaacatttgagttcgttcttatcacactgatgtgttttctaaCGTTTATATTTCCAGTAAGTTCGGTTTCAATGAGTTAtgtgatgctataaaaacaggctgaaacataatgattgacggctgagactgactcacgattggtcgagcgtgtgtatcagtgggacctcGATACAGCGGCTCCCCAGTCACTACTGTCCAGAATCTGGCTCTGAATGACATCAGAGCACTCGTACCCGAGTTATTTTGGTTTCTTTTCCGGATTGTAAGAGAAGTTGAGATTCTTTATTAACAAGTGTATGGTTTTACTACTACTTAATAAAAGGTGGTCTGTGTCTCAATTCTCTTAAATATTACACATAAAGTGACATAATTTGGCCTCTGTCATGTTGGGTAGAGTTCCAGTAAGTGTGTCAGGTATACTTCCCCTGCCCCACACGTGTTTGAATTTACTGCAGCTTCTCTGAAATTGACCTGGATCTCTCTTGATGCAGAGGTAAAAGAAGAAGGTCTTGACGGCCAGTAGGATGTAAGGCACTGACAGGCTGGTCAGAGTGGTGTCCATCTCCCTGCAGAAGCCAAGCACCTCATAGGTGAACTCTGCATACACAGCGAACTCCAGGAGGAAATGCAGATAGATGAACATGTTGCTCCTGCAGATACAAGAAAATAATACATGTTATTGATACAGCACTTTAATAACTTAAAAGTATATTCCGAGTGAAAAGAGTGGGAATTAAATCAGAAATCCATGAAACCCCCTTTGTGAGACGTACAAATTGTGGAACATGACAGCATATATATCAACAACATGGGCCCATACATTGATAAATGGGTGTGTACGTAAAATAGTGTtataaatagaattaaataaatcaagtgtGGTTGAGATCACACAGACTTAAGGCAGCTAAATTGTTCAACACTAAAATCCAAAGGTTATATTATCCAGGTAAGACTTAATGAAATAGATTACGACAACAGATTTCTAACATTCTTAATTTCCAACCTTTGATGAAACAGCCTGTGTAAGGTCCGCTGTGAAAACGTCTGGAGCCATTTGGGTGTAATGGGTGCGACGACCTGTGAGGAAAAATAGCAACAACTTAATTCCACATCCATAAAACCAAGTTGTCATGTTATTTTTAGAATCTGTTAGAATTTATTTAAGATGCATTCGGAGTCTATTCATTGTAACAATCTGTTATGTTCCTATATATAGTTTTATTAATGTCTATTGTTATTCATTATGTTTCATTTGGACAATTcataattatatttatgttttacagtTGCTCCcgacaggagcagagagaaataTGTGCAGACTTAGAAAATAActagaaatacaaaatataggAGGGATTATAAAACATTGCATTGAGCAACTGGTGTAATTAATTCTAATGTGATGCCTAAAGTTTGTTATTTGTGTCATAGTTGAACAAAGTATAAAAAACACAGTGTATCGTGGAGCGTTGTACATGAAGATTAACGGTGCAACAGCGCCACctagtgtcagtgtgttgtatTAAAAATAGTTCCAGAGGCTTTTCTTTCTTACCTTCACAACTGAGTTGAAGAATAAGTGAAACGGAGTTTGCTGTTGACCTGAGTATTTACACAACAGCACAATGCACGTGAGCACCAGCAGCACGTAGACAGCGAACAGACTGAGGAAATCCATGCTTCACCTGTcagcttcacaaacacacaacaacaacaacaacaacaacaacaggtgTTTAAGCCACGATCTCTCTGTAAACAACGTGGAAACTCAGCGGGATGCTGCTGTCAcgtctcctctttctttcccttcagACATTTAAACGGAATAAAACAGCGATCGTCTTGTAAACCACAGGAGCAGTCTGCGTTAGCATGCTAAGCTACAGTACAGTAAGTCCACTGCCCTACGTTAGCGAACCTAACCATGGACTCTGTCAAAGCCACCAACACAAACTAATCTCTGTCTCACCTTCTAGTCTAGTCACACATGGCTGCCTCTCGGGGGGTTATCACATGTTTACATGAGGctaatgctgctgctgaggttTGTCGCTCCAGCTTCAGTTTCCACCTCTCTAAACAATGCCATTTCCTTAGCATCTATGTAGCTAACCCACAGAGCTAACCTCCAAGCTAAGAGCTaacctgctgctgctacaggtaggaggaggaggaggaggaggaggagatctcTGTCTCCATGTTGTTAATGTATATTTGAAAGTTTAATATTAGAACATGTTGAGCTCTATTCAGCAGTGTTCATcattaaatatgatttttttttatttcaaatccaACCACCATGCATATAACATAACTATCCCAGGTTAGCTCTCACCTGTTGGTCTattaaatatcagaaaatgtggaaaaaatctataaataacaacaaatgCTTCAAGTTTGTAGAGGAGGAGATCCACACAAGCTTCCACATGGAtccaatgttttatttcatgttaaagaaattaaGGCAGTggtgcattttctttttgtaaagttgttcttatcttatattatcttAAATTATCCAGATCCCCTATGTAGTCACATGCTATAATACTAAGTATTATTTGAGGATTTATGTGCATgccaaagaaaaacactttcattatttgtatttgtacagtccctgagtaaatgtacttagtcaCATTCCaacactggaaaaaaacagattcCTGTCTCACAGTCTCAAAATCCCACTTAGTAAGAAGACAGGAGAGTGAAGATGTTTGACTCCAGTGTCAACATACATAACCGACTGAGATCCAGCGCTTCGCTCAATGCAACATCACAAGACACCTGATGGATCTGGTTGCGGACATGGCCAAACACTCATATTACAGCTCCCAGTGCCGGAGAGGGGAGCGTCTCTCAGGAGCCGTGTGTGCACGTCTGTGGATGCTGCTTAAAAAGGTAACAGGCGTGTGGTGGTGctgcagttgtgttgtgttgtgctgtgctgGTGCCTTTggtcatttcaaatgtttcttaaaCTAAATAGGTGATCAGTCGAAATGCACAGAATGTGTGTGGCTACAGATTGGAGTTGGAAAGTGTTTCTTAATACTTTTTAAGCTCTTTATTATTGATAAGGTGCTAGTTTAGCTGGTCTCAAAGGTAACTCCTGTATAAAACATATTGTAAGTAAACTATAATGAATATGTGATCAAATGCATGCAGTGTTAGC is a window of Paralichthys olivaceus isolate ysfri-2021 chromosome 21, ASM2471397v2, whole genome shotgun sequence DNA encoding:
- the zdhhc4 gene encoding palmitoyltransferase ZDHHC4 — its product is MDFLSLFAVYVLLVLTCIVLLCKYSGQQQTPFHLFFNSVVKVVAPITPKWLQTFSQRTLHRLFHQRSNMFIYLHFLLEFAVYAEFTYEVLGFCREMDTTLTSLSVPYILLAVKTFFFYLCIKRDPGTVTKKKLAGQQHIYPYDQRLFHPGVSCPTCQLIKPARSKHCRVCDRCVQRFDHHCVWVNNCIGALNTRYFLLYLFSVCAMAGDIAVLTADMLLHAVLRSGLLRASYIDEYGEQQTAGPLFVVQHLFLTFPRIVFMLGFLVFVFFLLASYALFHSYLALVNQTSNEWYKSRGYVCQHCHPTSAADHLCGPAPDHSKRYFYSRGLLRNLGEIFYPLQPVRKKDN